In Fusarium oxysporum f. sp. lycopersici 4287 chromosome 4, whole genome shotgun sequence, a genomic segment contains:
- a CDS encoding hypothetical protein (At least one base has a quality score < 10) encodes MSSRRANAPEVRESIEAKTASVDVEMKDTPDDDVDAEGDPDVDMDAEGDEDAEGEEDAEGEVDDEGRPDMYRLIHNLSTYLCSVQDDGEQLAAGFQRIPNRRTLPDYFEIIAEPIAFSTIRGKTQKKQYGSFAEFVKDVAQICHNAQVYNRPSAPIFGAAVRLRDILVQELKKLVEKGHINANDAQLPDLGELPPAEESPPAEDDDEDEEGEEEEEDEDEEEDEDEDDDSDDEGGRRRGRRRRGAGRRDQDKDYEDDSHKRRGRPPSVLTPNEGRIASLLKGLRKPKDDAGNLLVHPFEKLPDKAAVPDYYTTILNPIALDNIKKKAKRKKYQSIDHVLQDLNLMFENAKRYNEDDSEVYKAAVELQKEAIFLAEQEKAKPDDDFRDEDGKLPLAEIRHNGQSWKVGDWVHIRNPNDLAKPTVAQIYRTWQDRAGQRWINACWYYRPEQTVHRYEKHFFEHEVVKTGQYRDHQIEEVLDRCFVMFVTRFNKGRPRGFPLDKEIYVCESRYNEEKFTFNKIKTWASCVPDEVRDKDYEMDLFDVPRRMKKIPSPIKHLLREDAKETDELPKPTWGSPNAPPIVGAVHRRKREANVSEAHLFFRFFCPAMPCHDSAGHRCIRYQQTNALHNPCPPTPFFPSQLQRLILDRDSCMPQAFFRLTLLSHATNHNFLGITTASAHPSATSHVGGPTT; translated from the exons ATGTCCAGTCGGAGGGCGAACGCGCCAGAGGTGCGCGAATCTATAGAAGCAAAAACTGCCTCCGTGGACGTCGAGATGAAGGATACACCggacgatgatgtcgatgccGAAGGCGACCCTGACGTAGATATGGACGCGGAAGGTGACGAAGATGCCGAAGGTGAAGAGGACGCAGAAGGTGAGGTGGACGATGAAGGCCGTCCCGATATGTATCGCTTGATCCATAATCTCTCGACCTATCTATGCAGCGTTCAGGATGA TGGCGAGCAGCTTGCTGCTGGCTTCCAGCGCATCCCGAATAGACGGACGTTGCCCGATTATTTCGAAATCATCGCCGAACCCATTGCTTTCAGTACCATCCGA GGTAAAACTCAGAAGAAACAATACGGCTCATTTGCCGAGTTCGTCAAGGATGTTGCGCAAATCTGTCACAACGCTCAAGTTTACAACCGACCCTCCGCTCCTATTTTCGGTGCCGCAGTTCGTCTTCGGGATATCCTTGTCCAAgaactcaagaagctggtaGAAAAGGGCCACATCAATGCCAATGATGCACAGTTGCCAGATCTGGGCGAATTACCACCTGCGGAAGAGTCTCCACCAGcagaggatgacgacgaagacgaggaaggcgaagaggaggaggaggatgaagatgaagaagaagatgaggacgaagatgatgattcAGACGATGAAGGCGGACGACGCAGGGGACGAAGACGACGTGGCGCTGGTCGAAGAGATCAGGACAAAGACTACGAAGATGATTCGCACAAACGAAGAGGCCGACCTCCTAGTGTTCTTACGCCGAACGAAGGCCGCATCGCTTCACTATTGAAGGGATTGAGAAAGCCCAAGGACGATGCAGGAAATCTCCTTGTTCATCCTTTTGAGAAGCTACCAGACAAAGCAGCTGTACCCGATTACTATACAACGATACTAAACCCCATCGCTctcgacaacatcaagaaAAAAGCCAAGCGGAAGAAGTATCAAAGCATCGACCATGTTCTTCAGGACCTCAATCTCATGTTTGAGAATGCCAAGCGGTATAATGAGGATGACAGCGAAGTGTACAAGGCCGCGGTTGAGCTACAGAAGGAGGCTATCTTTTTAGCCGAACAGGAGAAGGCCAAACCTGATGATGATTTCCGAGACGAAGACGGCAAGTTACCGTTGGCAGAGATCCGGCATAACGGGCAGTCCTGGAAAGTCG GTGATTGGGTTCACATCAGAAATCCCAACGACCTGGCCAAGCCCACCGTGGCGCAAATCTATCGAACTTGGCAAGACCGTGCCGGCCAAAGATGGATCAATGCCTGCTGGTACTACCGACCAGAACAGACTGTACATCGATATGAGAAGCATTTCTTCGAGCATGAAGTCGTCAAGACAGGTCAATATCGGGATCATCAAATTGAAGAGGTCTTGGACCGATGCTTTGTCATGTTCGTGACCCGATTCAATAAAGGGCGACCTCGAGGATTTCCTCTGGACAAGGAAATTTATGTGTGTGAATCACGCTACAACGAGGAGAAGTTCACattcaacaagatcaagacgTGGGCAAGCTGTGTCCCAGACGAGGTACGCGACAAGGACTATGAAATGGACCTCTTTGATGTGCCTCGGCGCATGAAGAAGATTCCCAGCCCTATTAAGCATTTGCTCCGCGAAGATGCAAAGGAGACAGATGAACTCCCCAAGCCAACATGGGGAAGCCCAAATGCCCCGCCTATTGTTGGAGCCGTACATCGCCGTAAACGGGAGGCCAATGTAAGTGAAGCGCATCTGTTCTTTCGTTTCTTCTGTCctgccatgccatgccatgacTCGGCTGGCCATCGCTGTATTCGTTATCAGCAAACGAATGCCCTACATAATCCCTGCCCGCCAACGcctttttttccttctcagcttcaacgCCTGATTCTTGATCGTGATTCATGCATGCCTCAGGCTTTCTTTCGTCTCACTTTATTGTCGCACGCAACTAACCATAACTTTCTAGGAATCACCACCGCCAGTGCCCACCCCTCCGCCACAAGCCATGTCGGCGGTCCCACTACCTGA
- a CDS encoding histone H2A, which translates to MTGGGKSGGKASGSKNAQSRSSKAGLAFPVGRVHRLLRKGNYAQRVGAGAPVYLAAVLEYLAAEILELAGNAARDNKKTRIIPRHLQLAIRNDEELNKLLGHVTIAQGGVLPNIHQNLLPKKTGKTGKNASQEL; encoded by the exons ATGACTGGCGGCGGAAAGTCTGGCGGCAAGGCCTCTGGTTCCAAGAACGCGCAATC GCGATCTTCCAAGGCTGGTCTCGCGTTCCCTGTTGGTCGTGTCCACCGTCTTCTCCGAAAGGGCAACTACGCTCAGCGTGTCGGTGCCGGTGCTCCCGTCTACCTCGCTGCCGTTCTCGAGTACCTCGCTGCCGAAATCCTCGAGTTGGCTGGTAACGCTGCCCGTGATAACAAGAAGACCCGTATCATTCCCCGTCACCTTCAGCTCGCCATCCGAAACGATGAGGAGTTGAACAAGCTTCTGGGTCACGTCACCATCGCCCAGGGTGGTGTCCTTCCCAACATCCACCAGA ACCTTCTGCCTAAGAAGACGGGTAAGACTGGCAAGAACGCTAGCCAGGAGCTGTAA
- a CDS encoding histone H2B (At least one base has a quality score < 10) translates to QLDLTSGPDIFERVASEASKLAAYNKKSTISSREIQTSVRLILPGELAKHAVSEGTKAVTKYSSSTK, encoded by the coding sequence CAACTTGATCTGACTTCTGGTCCAGACATCTTCGAGCGCGTCGCTTCTGAGGCTTCCAAGCTTGCCGCCTACAACAAGAAGTCCACCATCTCTTCCCGAGAGATCCAGACTTCTGTCCGCCTCATCCTCCCCGGTGAGCTTGCCAAGCACGCCGTCTCTGAGGGTACCAAGGCTGTCACCAAGTACTCCTCCTCGACGAAATAA
- a CDS encoding NADH dehydrogenase (ubiquinone) 1 beta subcomplex 9 — translation MYIRSLFEANRNVTDPRHQRALLTETEKLLESWKHPDPYTPPTAPGGSKYERNLPSPVLDPPPHPVNRH, via the exons ATGTATATTCGCTCACTATTCGAGGCCAACCGCAATGTCACCGATCCCCGGCATCAAAGG GCTCTATTgaccgagaccgagaagcTGCTAGAGAGCTGGAAGCACCCTGACCCTTATACTCCCCCGACAGCCCCCGGAG GTTCCAAGTACGAGCGAAACCTCCCGTCGCCTGTTCTCGACC CTCCCCCACACCCTGTCAACCGACACTAA
- a CDS encoding NADH dehydrogenase (ubiquinone) 1 beta subcomplex 9: MSTRRAALSLYRRSLKLALDWAVHRHLWRGQAMYIRSLFEANRNVTDPRHQRALLTETEKLLESWKHPDPYTPPTAPGGSKYERNLPSPVLDPPPHPVNRH; this comes from the exons ATGTCGACGCGACGAGCTGCCTT ATCCCTCTACCGCCGCTCATTGAAGCTGGCGCTAGATTGGGCCGTCCATCGACACCTGTGGCGTGGCCAGGCTATGTATATTCGCTCACTATTCGAGGCCAACCGCAATGTCACCGATCCCCGGCATCAAAGG GCTCTATTgaccgagaccgagaagcTGCTAGAGAGCTGGAAGCACCCTGACCCTTATACTCCCCCGACAGCCCCCGGAG GTTCCAAGTACGAGCGAAACCTCCCGTCGCCTGTTCTCGACC CTCCCCCACACCCTGTCAACCGACACTAA
- a CDS encoding NADH dehydrogenase (ubiquinone) 1 beta subcomplex 9 — protein MYIRSLFEANRNVTDPRHQRALLTETEKLLESWKHPDPYTPPTAPGGMSRQHTGRVVMCRMLMIPPQVPSTSETSRRLFSTLPHTLSTDTKNSTGLFGLYERIYVHRRGYRWARGEDCSMNQMNLVIQVPHQCERG, from the exons ATGTATATTCGCTCACTATTCGAGGCCAACCGCAATGTCACCGATCCCCGGCATCAAAGG GCTCTATTgaccgagaccgagaagcTGCTAGAGAGCTGGAAGCACCCTGACCCTTATACTCCCCCGACAGCCCCCGGAGGTATGTCTCGCCAGCATACGGGAAGAGTCGTCATGTGCAGAATGCTAATGATACCGCCGCAGGTTCCAAGTACGAGCGAAACCTCCCGTCGCCTGTTCTCGACC CTCCCCCACACCCTGTCAACCGACACTAAAAACTCGACTGGATTATTTGGGCTGTACGAGAGGATATATGTACATAGAAGAGGATACAGATGGGCTCGCGGAGAGGACTGTAGCATGAATCAAATGAATTTGGTCATTCAAGTACCACATCAGTGCGAACGAGGTTGA
- a CDS encoding NADH dehydrogenase (ubiquinone) 1 beta subcomplex 9 — MSTRRAALSLYRRSLKLALDWAVHRHLWRGQAMYIRSLFEANRNVTDPRHQRALLTETEKLLESWKHPDPYTPPTAPGGMSRQHTGRVVMCRMLMIPPQVPSTSETSRRLFSTLPHTLSTDTKNSTGLFGLYERIYVHRRGYRWARGEDCSMNQMNLVIQVPHQCERG, encoded by the exons ATGTCGACGCGACGAGCTGCCTT ATCCCTCTACCGCCGCTCATTGAAGCTGGCGCTAGATTGGGCCGTCCATCGACACCTGTGGCGTGGCCAGGCTATGTATATTCGCTCACTATTCGAGGCCAACCGCAATGTCACCGATCCCCGGCATCAAAGG GCTCTATTgaccgagaccgagaagcTGCTAGAGAGCTGGAAGCACCCTGACCCTTATACTCCCCCGACAGCCCCCGGAGGTATGTCTCGCCAGCATACGGGAAGAGTCGTCATGTGCAGAATGCTAATGATACCGCCGCAGGTTCCAAGTACGAGCGAAACCTCCCGTCGCCTGTTCTCGACC CTCCCCCACACCCTGTCAACCGACACTAAAAACTCGACTGGATTATTTGGGCTGTACGAGAGGATATATGTACATAGAAGAGGATACAGATGGGCTCGCGGAGAGGACTGTAGCATGAATCAAATGAATTTGGTCATTCAAGTACCACATCAGTGCGAACGAGGTTGA
- a CDS encoding hypothetical protein (At least one base has a quality score < 10): MSSRRANAPEVRESIEAKTASVDVEMKDTPDDDVDAEGDPDVDMDAEGDEDAEGEEDAEGEVDDEGRPDMYRLIHNLSTYLCSVQDDGEQLAAGFQRIPNRRTLPDYFEIIAEPIAFSTIRGKTQKKQYGSFAEFVKDVAQICHNAQVYNRPSAPIFGAAVRLRDILVQELKKLVEKGHINANDAQLPDLGELPPAEESPPAEDDDEDEEGEEEEEDEDEEEDEDEDDDSDDEGGRRRGRRRRGAGRRDQDKDYEDDSHKRRGRPPSVLTPNEGRIASLLKGLRKPKDDAGNLLVHPFEKLPDKAAVPDYYTTILNPIALDNIKKKAKRKKYQSIDHVLQDLNLMFENAKRYNEDDSEVYKAAVELQKEAIFLAEQEKAKPDDDFRDEDGKLPLAEIRHNGQSWKVGDWVHIRNPNDLAKPTVAQIYRTWQDRAGQRWINACWYYRPEQTVHRYEKHFFEHEVVKTGQYRDHQIEEVLDRCFVMFVTRFNKGRPRGFPLDKEIYVCESRYNEEKFTFNKIKTWASCVPDEVRDKDYEMDLFDVPRRMKKIPSPIKHLLREDAKETDELPKPTWGSPNAPPIVGAVHRRKREANESPPPVPTPPPQAMSAVPLPDAGADSGRRASMLSVPGGIPSDHSGRHPSISYPGGPSPSPVPYNAHMTPHFQPVTPGAQPAQVQQTPVPIPHQPHLGAQPQVSVRPVQYQHQPQHSQAGYAQGFAPNYGQSVPPMHQQTPMPNHMTQAYNQVQATPVARSPMPAAPGMPMQGGNVYNPPRPPEVYALPDNMNDAMPKELRESFQHDSSGRVLFFTAPPLDRPHKGISHESAGLGHSAKYLAGRKEWLADRERKRKERDEQIGSNSNKKLERVAADARQAKTEIVAQASDTMAKWLEQYNEDTQKWKDKAGLEGWREVKPSNKENSTV; the protein is encoded by the exons ATGTCCAGTCGGAGGGCGAACGCGCCAGAGGTGCGCGAATCTATAGAAGCAAAAACTGCCTCCGTGGACGTCGAGATGAAGGATACACCggacgatgatgtcgatgccGAAGGCGACCCTGACGTAGATATGGACGCGGAAGGTGACGAAGATGCCGAAGGTGAAGAGGACGCAGAAGGTGAGGTGGACGATGAAGGCCGTCCCGATATGTATCGCTTGATCCATAATCTCTCGACCTATCTATGCAGCGTTCAGGATGA TGGCGAGCAGCTTGCTGCTGGCTTCCAGCGCATCCCGAATAGACGGACGTTGCCCGATTATTTCGAAATCATCGCCGAACCCATTGCTTTCAGTACCATCCGA GGTAAAACTCAGAAGAAACAATACGGCTCATTTGCCGAGTTCGTCAAGGATGTTGCGCAAATCTGTCACAACGCTCAAGTTTACAACCGACCCTCCGCTCCTATTTTCGGTGCCGCAGTTCGTCTTCGGGATATCCTTGTCCAAgaactcaagaagctggtaGAAAAGGGCCACATCAATGCCAATGATGCACAGTTGCCAGATCTGGGCGAATTACCACCTGCGGAAGAGTCTCCACCAGcagaggatgacgacgaagacgaggaaggcgaagaggaggaggaggatgaagatgaagaagaagatgaggacgaagatgatgattcAGACGATGAAGGCGGACGACGCAGGGGACGAAGACGACGTGGCGCTGGTCGAAGAGATCAGGACAAAGACTACGAAGATGATTCGCACAAACGAAGAGGCCGACCTCCTAGTGTTCTTACGCCGAACGAAGGCCGCATCGCTTCACTATTGAAGGGATTGAGAAAGCCCAAGGACGATGCAGGAAATCTCCTTGTTCATCCTTTTGAGAAGCTACCAGACAAAGCAGCTGTACCCGATTACTATACAACGATACTAAACCCCATCGCTctcgacaacatcaagaaAAAAGCCAAGCGGAAGAAGTATCAAAGCATCGACCATGTTCTTCAGGACCTCAATCTCATGTTTGAGAATGCCAAGCGGTATAATGAGGATGACAGCGAAGTGTACAAGGCCGCGGTTGAGCTACAGAAGGAGGCTATCTTTTTAGCCGAACAGGAGAAGGCCAAACCTGATGATGATTTCCGAGACGAAGACGGCAAGTTACCGTTGGCAGAGATCCGGCATAACGGGCAGTCCTGGAAAGTCG GTGATTGGGTTCACATCAGAAATCCCAACGACCTGGCCAAGCCCACCGTGGCGCAAATCTATCGAACTTGGCAAGACCGTGCCGGCCAAAGATGGATCAATGCCTGCTGGTACTACCGACCAGAACAGACTGTACATCGATATGAGAAGCATTTCTTCGAGCATGAAGTCGTCAAGACAGGTCAATATCGGGATCATCAAATTGAAGAGGTCTTGGACCGATGCTTTGTCATGTTCGTGACCCGATTCAATAAAGGGCGACCTCGAGGATTTCCTCTGGACAAGGAAATTTATGTGTGTGAATCACGCTACAACGAGGAGAAGTTCACattcaacaagatcaagacgTGGGCAAGCTGTGTCCCAGACGAGGTACGCGACAAGGACTATGAAATGGACCTCTTTGATGTGCCTCGGCGCATGAAGAAGATTCCCAGCCCTATTAAGCATTTGCTCCGCGAAGATGCAAAGGAGACAGATGAACTCCCCAAGCCAACATGGGGAAGCCCAAATGCCCCGCCTATTGTTGGAGCCGTACATCGCCGTAAACGGGAGGCCAAT GAATCACCACCGCCAGTGCCCACCCCTCCGCCACAAGCCATGTCGGCGGTCCCACTACCTGATGCTGGCGCTGATTCTGGCCGGCGCGCTTCAATGTTGTCAGTGCCTGGTGGCATTCCTAGTGATCATTCCGGGAGACATCCTTCAATATCCTATCCTGGAGGTCCTTCACCTTCGCCCGTTCCATACAATGCTCACATGACACCTCACTTTCAGCCAGTCACTCCTGGCGCCCAGCCAGCACAAGTTCAACAGACTCCAGTCCCTATTCCACATCAACCTCACCTGGGTGCTCAGCCTCAAGTGTCTGTACGACCTGTGcaatatcaacaccaacctcaGCACTCACAGGCAGGATATGCACAAGGATTCGCCCCTAACTATGGGCAATCGGTGCCTCCTATGCATCAGCAAACACCTATGCCAAACCACATGACCCAGGCATACAACCAAGTGCAGGCCACTCCAGTCGCTCGCAGTCCAATGCCGGCTGCACCAGGGATGCCTATGCAGGGTGGCAATGTATATAAcccaccaagaccaccagAGGTCTACGCACTTCCCGACAATATGAACGATGCGATGCCAAAGGAGTTGCGAGAGTCATTTCAACATGACAGTTCTGGCCGAgttctcttcttcactgcTCCTCCTCTCGACAGACCCCACAAGGGCATCTCCCACGAAAGTGCTGGTTTAGGACACAGCGCCAAATATCTGGCTGGGAGGAAAGAATGGTTGGCCGACcgggagaggaagagaaaggagcGCGACGAGCAGATCGGGAGTAACTCAAACAAGAAACTCGAAAGGGTTGCAGCAGATGCGCGCCAAGCGAAAACAGAGATTGTTGCACAGGCCAGTGATACCATGGCTAAATGGTTGGAGCAATACAACGAGGATACCCAGAAGTGGAAAGACAAGGCAGGGCTTGAAGGTTGGCGGGAGGTCAAGCCATCCAACAAAGAAAACAGCACTGTTTGA
- a CDS encoding hypothetical protein (At least one base has a quality score < 10), which translates to MSSRRANAPEVRESIEAKTASVDVEMKDTPDDDVDAEGDPDVDMDAEGDEDAEGEEDAEGEVDDEGRPDMYRLIHNLSTYLCSVQDDGEQLAAGFQRIPNRRTLPDYFEIIAEPIAFSTIRGKTQKKQYGSFAEFVKDVAQICHNAQVYNRPSAPIFGAAVRLRDILVQELKKLVEKGHINANDAQLPDLGELPPAEESPPAEDDDEDEEGEEEEEDEDEEEDEDEDDDSDDEGGRRRGRRRRGAGRRDQDKDYEDDSHKRRGRPPSVLTPNEGRIASLLKGLRKPKDDAGNLLVHPFEKLPDKAAVPDYYTTILNPIALDNIKKKAKRKKYQSIDHVLQDLNLMFENAKRYNEDDSEVYKAAVELQKEAIFLAEQEKAKPDDDFRDEDGKLPLAEIRHNGQSWKVGDWVHIRNPNDLAKPTVAQIYRTWQDRAGQRWINACWYYRPEQTVHRYEKHFFEHEVVKTGQYRDHQIEEVLDRCFVMFVTRFNKGRPRGFPLDKEIYVCESRYNEEKFTFNKIKTWASCVPDEVRDKDYEMDLFDVPRRMKKIPSPIKHLLREDAKETDELPKPTWGSPNAPPIVGAVHRRKREANVSEAHLFFRFFCPAMPCHDSAGHRCIRYQQTNALHNPCPPTPFFPSQLQRLILDRDS; encoded by the exons ATGTCCAGTCGGAGGGCGAACGCGCCAGAGGTGCGCGAATCTATAGAAGCAAAAACTGCCTCCGTGGACGTCGAGATGAAGGATACACCggacgatgatgtcgatgccGAAGGCGACCCTGACGTAGATATGGACGCGGAAGGTGACGAAGATGCCGAAGGTGAAGAGGACGCAGAAGGTGAGGTGGACGATGAAGGCCGTCCCGATATGTATCGCTTGATCCATAATCTCTCGACCTATCTATGCAGCGTTCAGGATGA TGGCGAGCAGCTTGCTGCTGGCTTCCAGCGCATCCCGAATAGACGGACGTTGCCCGATTATTTCGAAATCATCGCCGAACCCATTGCTTTCAGTACCATCCGA GGTAAAACTCAGAAGAAACAATACGGCTCATTTGCCGAGTTCGTCAAGGATGTTGCGCAAATCTGTCACAACGCTCAAGTTTACAACCGACCCTCCGCTCCTATTTTCGGTGCCGCAGTTCGTCTTCGGGATATCCTTGTCCAAgaactcaagaagctggtaGAAAAGGGCCACATCAATGCCAATGATGCACAGTTGCCAGATCTGGGCGAATTACCACCTGCGGAAGAGTCTCCACCAGcagaggatgacgacgaagacgaggaaggcgaagaggaggaggaggatgaagatgaagaagaagatgaggacgaagatgatgattcAGACGATGAAGGCGGACGACGCAGGGGACGAAGACGACGTGGCGCTGGTCGAAGAGATCAGGACAAAGACTACGAAGATGATTCGCACAAACGAAGAGGCCGACCTCCTAGTGTTCTTACGCCGAACGAAGGCCGCATCGCTTCACTATTGAAGGGATTGAGAAAGCCCAAGGACGATGCAGGAAATCTCCTTGTTCATCCTTTTGAGAAGCTACCAGACAAAGCAGCTGTACCCGATTACTATACAACGATACTAAACCCCATCGCTctcgacaacatcaagaaAAAAGCCAAGCGGAAGAAGTATCAAAGCATCGACCATGTTCTTCAGGACCTCAATCTCATGTTTGAGAATGCCAAGCGGTATAATGAGGATGACAGCGAAGTGTACAAGGCCGCGGTTGAGCTACAGAAGGAGGCTATCTTTTTAGCCGAACAGGAGAAGGCCAAACCTGATGATGATTTCCGAGACGAAGACGGCAAGTTACCGTTGGCAGAGATCCGGCATAACGGGCAGTCCTGGAAAGTCG GTGATTGGGTTCACATCAGAAATCCCAACGACCTGGCCAAGCCCACCGTGGCGCAAATCTATCGAACTTGGCAAGACCGTGCCGGCCAAAGATGGATCAATGCCTGCTGGTACTACCGACCAGAACAGACTGTACATCGATATGAGAAGCATTTCTTCGAGCATGAAGTCGTCAAGACAGGTCAATATCGGGATCATCAAATTGAAGAGGTCTTGGACCGATGCTTTGTCATGTTCGTGACCCGATTCAATAAAGGGCGACCTCGAGGATTTCCTCTGGACAAGGAAATTTATGTGTGTGAATCACGCTACAACGAGGAGAAGTTCACattcaacaagatcaagacgTGGGCAAGCTGTGTCCCAGACGAGGTACGCGACAAGGACTATGAAATGGACCTCTTTGATGTGCCTCGGCGCATGAAGAAGATTCCCAGCCCTATTAAGCATTTGCTCCGCGAAGATGCAAAGGAGACAGATGAACTCCCCAAGCCAACATGGGGAAGCCCAAATGCCCCGCCTATTGTTGGAGCCGTACATCGCCGTAAACGGGAGGCCAATGTAAGTGAAGCGCATCTGTTCTTTCGTTTCTTCTGTCctgccatgccatgccatgacTCGGCTGGCCATCGCTGTATTCGTTATCAGCAAACGAATGCCCTACATAATCCCTGCCCGCCAACGcctttttttccttctcagcttcaacgCCTGATTCTTGATCGTGATTCAT GA
- a CDS encoding NADH dehydrogenase (ubiquinone) 1 beta subcomplex 9 — protein MSPIPGIKGFVTNWRLEDDLGADSDAQALLTETEKLLESWKHPDPYTPPTAPGGSKYERNLPSPVLDPPPHPVNRH, from the exons ATGTCACCGATCCCCGGCATCAAAGGGTTTGTCACCAATTGGCGACTGGAAGATGATCTCGGCGCTGATTCCGATGCACAGGCTCTATTgaccgagaccgagaagcTGCTAGAGAGCTGGAAGCACCCTGACCCTTATACTCCCCCGACAGCCCCCGGAG GTTCCAAGTACGAGCGAAACCTCCCGTCGCCTGTTCTCGACC CTCCCCCACACCCTGTCAACCGACACTAA